Proteins co-encoded in one Ponticoccus alexandrii genomic window:
- a CDS encoding tetratricopeptide repeat protein, with protein MSRWSRATALILTLTLAACSQTGGLDARDRASPFAPALDPGGKAVDGLTVGHRLMDAGQHELALDAYLRAAGEQGLTGEVLTALGSANLALGRLNQSERLLRQAVEKDPDWPEAWNNLGVTLMERGQAAEASQIFRKAYALDNGESDAIRDNLRLALAKMENSLYGEDAEQDFQIVRRGGGSYLIRSKSALEV; from the coding sequence ATGAGCAGATGGTCCCGGGCGACCGCGCTGATCCTGACACTGACGCTAGCCGCCTGTTCGCAAACGGGCGGCCTTGACGCACGCGACCGGGCCTCTCCCTTCGCACCGGCGCTGGACCCGGGAGGCAAGGCCGTCGACGGGCTGACGGTCGGCCACCGGCTGATGGACGCGGGTCAGCACGAGCTTGCGCTTGACGCCTACCTGCGCGCGGCGGGCGAACAGGGACTGACCGGCGAAGTGCTGACCGCGCTGGGGTCGGCCAATCTTGCGCTGGGGCGGCTGAACCAGTCGGAACGGCTGCTGCGGCAAGCGGTCGAAAAAGACCCTGACTGGCCCGAGGCCTGGAACAACCTCGGCGTCACGCTGATGGAGCGCGGCCAGGCCGCCGAGGCCTCGCAGATCTTTCGCAAAGCCTATGCGCTGGACAATGGCGAAAGTGACGCAATCCGCGACAATCTGCGCTTGGCCCTCGCAAAAATGGAAAATTCCCTCTATGGTGAGGACGCAGAACAAGATTTTCAGATCGTGCGGCGCGGCGGCGGATCCTACCTGATCCGGTCTAAATCCGCGCTGGAGGTCTGA
- a CDS encoding type II secretion system F family protein gives MLTAAPIIYGMIFVGVLVLVNGVYLVAFGKSISLSNKVNRRLELLDKGERREDVLAKLRKEMDQHMESRSLPLYALLADKAQKAALAFTPQQLMMVMAGAGAFAFVGLSIGTEASLPVRAVMAVMMGVGGVYMWVSHRAKKRLGTIEEQLPDAVELLVRSLRVGHPFTSAITIVSKELQDPLATEFGVIADENAYGRDVGEALKHMAERLDMQDLRFLAVAVAIQQQAGGNLAEILEGLAKVIRARFRLFRRVKAITAEAQWSGKFLSGFPVACLIFIQVAKPDYYDNVLDHPWFVPACFIVGIMLTLNMIVMRALTNIKV, from the coding sequence ATGCTGACTGCAGCCCCAATCATCTACGGCATGATCTTCGTGGGCGTCCTCGTGCTGGTGAATGGCGTCTATCTGGTCGCCTTCGGCAAATCGATCTCGCTGTCGAACAAGGTCAACCGCCGCCTCGAACTGCTCGACAAGGGCGAGCGGCGCGAAGACGTTCTGGCCAAGCTCCGCAAGGAGATGGACCAGCACATGGAAAGCCGGTCCCTGCCCCTTTACGCGCTGCTTGCGGACAAGGCGCAGAAGGCCGCGCTGGCCTTTACGCCGCAACAGCTGATGATGGTCATGGCGGGTGCCGGTGCCTTTGCCTTCGTGGGCCTGTCGATCGGAACCGAGGCCAGCCTGCCGGTCCGCGCCGTGATGGCGGTGATGATGGGCGTCGGCGGGGTCTACATGTGGGTGAGCCATCGCGCGAAGAAACGCCTTGGCACGATCGAAGAGCAGCTTCCCGATGCCGTGGAACTGCTGGTCCGCAGCCTGAGGGTGGGCCATCCCTTCACTTCGGCGATCACCATCGTGTCGAAAGAGCTTCAGGACCCGCTCGCCACCGAATTCGGCGTCATCGCCGACGAAAACGCCTATGGCCGGGACGTCGGCGAGGCGCTCAAGCACATGGCCGAGCGGCTGGATATGCAGGACCTTCGCTTTCTCGCGGTGGCGGTGGCGATCCAGCAGCAGGCGGGCGGCAACCTCGCCGAGATCCTCGAAGGCCTTGCCAAGGTGATCCGGGCGCGGTTCCGGCTGTTCCGCCGGGTCAAGGCCATCACCGCAGAGGCGCAGTGGTCGGGTAAGTTCCTCTCGGGCTTCCCGGTGGCCTGCCTGATCTTCATCCAGGTGGCCAAGCCCGACTACTACGACAACGTGCTCGATCATCCATGGTTCGTACCGGCCTGCTTCATCGTCGGTATCATGCTGACGCTGAACATGATCGTCATGCGCGCTTTGACGAATATCAAGGTCTGA
- a CDS encoding cation diffusion facilitator family transporter has translation MSQPDNSKLATASSPIRMRVQGMDCAKDAAEIERAARSAGVAEGDVKVSAATHIMTLRIADGDLPKVRPALDATGYGFEKIEDGDTSSDPAYKDPSYRRALWIVVALNLGYGVVEMFGGFLSGSQALKADALDFLGDGAITFLGLLAIGWSLTWRARSAMIQGVFLGLLGLGVVGSTLWRVLNQTTPEAGLMGAFAVGALIVNILAVLPLLKHRKGDANMRAVWLFSRNDAIGNLAVVIAAGLVAWLGSAWPDLIVAFAIAGLFLHSSWMIIRDARSDLVEAD, from the coding sequence ATGAGCCAGCCCGATAACAGCAAGTTGGCGACAGCCTCCTCCCCGATCCGAATGCGGGTACAAGGCATGGACTGCGCGAAAGATGCCGCCGAGATCGAGCGCGCGGCCCGGTCTGCGGGCGTGGCCGAAGGCGACGTGAAAGTGTCCGCCGCCACCCACATCATGACATTGCGGATCGCGGACGGCGATCTGCCGAAAGTGCGGCCCGCGCTCGACGCGACCGGCTACGGTTTCGAGAAGATCGAGGACGGCGATACATCGTCCGATCCGGCCTACAAGGACCCGAGCTATCGCCGCGCGCTCTGGATCGTGGTCGCGCTCAATCTCGGATACGGCGTGGTCGAAATGTTCGGCGGGTTCTTGTCCGGTTCGCAGGCGCTGAAGGCAGACGCGCTCGATTTTCTGGGCGATGGTGCGATCACGTTTCTGGGCCTGCTCGCCATCGGCTGGAGCCTGACATGGCGGGCGCGGTCGGCGATGATCCAAGGCGTGTTCCTGGGCCTTCTGGGCCTTGGCGTTGTCGGCAGCACGCTCTGGCGTGTCCTCAACCAGACCACGCCAGAAGCCGGGTTGATGGGAGCCTTCGCGGTAGGTGCGCTGATCGTAAACATCCTCGCGGTGCTGCCGCTGCTAAAGCACCGCAAGGGTGATGCCAATATGCGAGCCGTCTGGCTGTTCTCTCGCAACGACGCCATCGGCAACCTCGCCGTGGTCATCGCCGCCGGGCTGGTCGCGTGGCTTGGCAGTGCATGGCCCGACCTGATCGTCGCGTTCGCGATCGCGGGGCTTTTCCTGCATTCGTCGTGGATGATCATCCGCGATGCCCGAAGTGACTTGGTGGAAGCTGACTAA
- a CDS encoding ArsR/SmtB family transcription factor, translated as MTAQNIQDDLSAPDTLELRAKLFRGLSDPSRLTILDALVSDERNVQEIVGHTGLGQPNVSNHLRCLLECGLVSRRSKGRFVRYRLADRRVADLIRDADQLLASTANGVDACQSYTD; from the coding sequence ATGACAGCGCAAAACATTCAAGACGATCTTTCGGCACCCGATACACTGGAACTGCGGGCAAAGCTCTTCCGGGGCCTAAGCGATCCCAGCCGTCTGACGATCCTCGATGCGCTGGTGTCGGACGAACGCAACGTGCAGGAAATCGTCGGGCATACGGGTTTGGGTCAGCCCAACGTCTCGAACCATCTGCGCTGTCTGCTGGAATGCGGGCTGGTCAGTCGCCGCAGCAAAGGCCGCTTCGTTCGGTATCGTCTGGCGGACAGGCGGGTCGCCGATCTCATCCGTGATGCAGATCAGCTACTTGCCTCGACAGCCAACGGAGTTGATGCCTGCCAAAGCTATACGGACTAA
- a CDS encoding type II and III secretion system protein family protein: protein MKFDFLKAALLGLTMGFAPVTQAVHAETVHVVRSGTEKILSVPMNRAVVVESDVPFAELSIANPAIADISSLSDRTIYVLGKTPGTTTLTILDPQGQLITNVDVRVSADVSEFKERLRQILPDEKIEVRTANDGIVLSGTVSSTIRMQRALDLAERYAPERVSNLMGVGGVQQVMLKVRFAEMQRTAAKSLAASIATGGSVLNGDLGLEVGTGNAASRAHVDAVADKLRPRAIDTQGATLFGFNAGGLEVGILLEALERKGVVRTLAEPNLTALSGQEAKFLAGGEYPIPVAQQNNTITIEYKPFGVELNFIPRVVDGDLINLELEAAVSSIDTGNAIVLDDIAVNAFKRRETSTTVELRDGESFAIAGLLMDDFQDMNDQVPWLGDVPVLGALFRSASYQREQSELVIIVTPHLVTPTRGEAFALPTDRVVPPTEKDLFLRGKTVGADPIRTPVRGGAGEVAKQDYTGSYGYVMD, encoded by the coding sequence ATGAAATTCGACTTTCTGAAGGCAGCCCTTCTGGGGCTGACCATGGGGTTTGCCCCGGTCACGCAGGCTGTTCATGCCGAAACCGTGCATGTGGTCCGCAGCGGGACCGAGAAGATCCTCAGTGTCCCGATGAACCGGGCCGTGGTGGTCGAAAGCGACGTGCCCTTCGCAGAACTTTCCATCGCCAACCCGGCCATCGCCGATATTTCCTCGCTTTCGGATCGCACCATCTACGTGCTGGGCAAGACTCCGGGTACGACGACGCTGACCATCCTCGACCCGCAGGGCCAGCTGATCACCAACGTCGATGTCCGCGTTTCGGCGGATGTGTCCGAGTTCAAGGAACGGCTGCGCCAGATCCTTCCGGACGAAAAGATCGAGGTGCGCACCGCCAACGATGGTATCGTTTTGTCGGGCACTGTGTCGTCGACCATCCGCATGCAGAGGGCGCTGGACCTTGCGGAACGCTACGCGCCCGAGAGGGTGTCGAACCTGATGGGCGTCGGCGGCGTGCAGCAGGTCATGCTGAAGGTCCGCTTCGCCGAGATGCAGCGCACGGCGGCCAAGTCGCTTGCGGCCTCCATCGCGACCGGCGGCTCTGTCCTGAACGGCGATCTGGGGCTTGAGGTCGGCACCGGCAACGCCGCGTCTCGCGCCCATGTGGACGCCGTTGCGGACAAGCTTCGACCGCGCGCCATCGACACGCAGGGCGCGACGCTCTTCGGCTTCAATGCCGGCGGGCTGGAAGTGGGCATCCTGCTGGAGGCGCTGGAGCGCAAGGGCGTCGTCCGCACGCTGGCAGAGCCGAACCTGACCGCCCTGTCGGGGCAGGAGGCCAAGTTCCTCGCCGGTGGCGAATACCCGATCCCGGTGGCCCAGCAGAACAACACCATCACCATCGAATACAAGCCCTTCGGCGTCGAGCTGAACTTCATCCCCCGCGTGGTGGATGGCGATCTGATCAACCTCGAACTTGAAGCCGCGGTCTCCTCCATCGACACCGGCAATGCGATCGTCCTGGACGATATCGCGGTCAACGCCTTCAAGCGGCGCGAGACCTCGACCACGGTAGAACTGCGCGACGGCGAAAGCTTTGCCATCGCGGGCCTCTTGATGGACGATTTCCAGGATATGAACGATCAGGTGCCGTGGCTGGGCGACGTGCCGGTGCTGGGCGCACTTTTCCGCAGCGCCTCGTACCAGCGCGAGCAGTCCGAACTGGTGATCATCGTGACGCCGCACCTCGTGACGCCGACCCGGGGCGAGGCCTTTGCCCTGCCCACCGACCGCGTCGTGCCGCCGACCGAGAAGGACCTCTTCCTGCGCGGCAAGACCGTGGGCGCCGACCCGATCCGCACGCCCGTCCGCGGCGGCGCCGGAGAGGTGGCGAAGCAGGATTACACCGGCTCCTACGGCTACGTGATGGATTGA
- a CDS encoding type II secretion system F family protein, with protein sequence MFEQINNQITGLLGPAGPLIVVAGLAVLLILATIPIMLNARPDPMEKLKQTGKAKLDAQTRAVLRDKKKNDKLNKYAQFLEPQDAKELSEIRMKMMQAGYRSKDAVQFYYFAQFALGLGLLGVGVLYFLMFVDPAEATLNQKLMYILGPGALGYMAPKYWINKRQAQRQEEIQLGFPDALDMMLVCVEAGQSMDQSITRVARELRASYPALADEFEIISHEMKAGKDRSQVLKDMGERCGVQDVSSFVTVLNQAQTFGTSIGEALRVYAGEMRDKRVMRAEEAANKLPTKMTLTTMMLTVPPLLIILVGPSVVGITQMSAMTGN encoded by the coding sequence ATGTTCGAACAGATCAACAACCAGATCACCGGTCTTCTGGGCCCCGCCGGACCGCTGATCGTCGTCGCGGGCCTTGCGGTCCTGCTGATCCTCGCCACCATTCCGATAATGCTGAATGCGCGTCCGGACCCGATGGAAAAGCTGAAGCAGACCGGCAAGGCCAAGCTGGATGCGCAGACCCGCGCGGTCCTGCGCGACAAGAAGAAGAACGACAAGCTCAACAAATACGCGCAGTTCCTCGAACCGCAGGATGCCAAGGAACTGTCCGAAATCCGCATGAAGATGATGCAGGCGGGCTATCGGTCGAAGGACGCCGTACAGTTCTACTACTTCGCCCAGTTCGCGCTGGGACTGGGACTTCTGGGCGTGGGCGTCCTTTACTTCCTGATGTTCGTCGACCCGGCAGAGGCGACGCTGAACCAGAAGCTGATGTATATCCTTGGCCCTGGTGCCCTTGGCTACATGGCGCCGAAATACTGGATCAACAAGCGGCAGGCGCAGCGCCAGGAGGAGATCCAGCTGGGCTTTCCCGATGCGCTCGACATGATGCTGGTCTGCGTCGAGGCCGGGCAGTCGATGGACCAGTCCATCACCCGCGTGGCCAGGGAATTGCGCGCCTCATACCCGGCGCTGGCCGACGAATTCGAGATCATCAGCCACGAAATGAAAGCCGGCAAGGACCGCAGTCAGGTTCTGAAGGACATGGGCGAACGCTGCGGCGTGCAGGATGTGTCGTCCTTTGTCACCGTGCTGAACCAGGCCCAGACCTTCGGCACCTCGATCGGCGAGGCCCTGCGCGTCTACGCAGGCGAAATGCGTGACAAAAGGGTCATGCGCGCCGAAGAAGCGGCAAACAAGCTGCCGACAAAGATGACGCTGACGACTATGATGCTCACGGTGCCTCCGCTGCTGATCATCCTGGTCGGTCCCTCCGTGGTCGGCATCACGCAGATGAGTGCAATGACGGGCAACTAG
- a CDS encoding OmpA family protein, which produces MIQTRKTLRLTMLGLSAGAMLSGCAARDVNGFNREAGSLIDTGDFGNATMNNHQYMTGQKQYVYDLSQRFASEVLTTVNFAFNSSTLDQGAIDTLREQARWIRQFPEVRFRVYGHADKVGSAGYNKALGLKRANTVVNFLVSQGISRARLEAVVSFGETQPLIVTEGRERRNRRTVTEVSGFVTGHPTILDGKYAEVIYREYVNSAEPQSGLTGLQGQDFGVEQ; this is translated from the coding sequence ATGATACAGACGCGAAAGACCCTCCGACTGACGATGCTGGGCCTCTCGGCCGGGGCGATGCTGTCGGGCTGCGCGGCGCGCGACGTCAACGGCTTCAACCGCGAGGCCGGGTCGCTGATCGACACCGGCGACTTCGGCAATGCCACCATGAACAACCACCAGTACATGACCGGGCAGAAGCAATACGTCTACGACCTGTCGCAACGCTTCGCCTCGGAGGTGCTGACGACCGTCAACTTCGCCTTCAACTCGTCCACGCTGGATCAGGGCGCCATCGACACCCTGCGCGAACAGGCGCGCTGGATCCGCCAGTTCCCCGAAGTCCGCTTCCGCGTCTACGGCCACGCCGACAAGGTCGGCAGCGCCGGGTATAACAAGGCGCTTGGCCTGAAGCGCGCCAACACGGTGGTGAATTTCCTCGTCAGCCAGGGCATTTCGCGCGCGCGGCTCGAGGCGGTGGTTTCTTTCGGCGAGACACAGCCGCTGATCGTGACCGAGGGACGCGAACGCCGCAACCGGCGCACGGTGACAGAGGTTTCGGGCTTCGTGACCGGGCATCCGACGATCCTCGACGGCAAATATGCCGAGGTGATCTATCGCGAATACGTCAACAGCGCGGAACCCCAAAGCGGCCTGACCGGGCTGCAGGGCCAGGATTTCGGCGTCGAGCAGTAA
- a CDS encoding tetratricopeptide repeat protein, giving the protein MRHPIVVTLCVAGFAALSACEKGIDTAEMDRKFQGVNVIDGTDLNDVMLTVGDPNESVAYFKRASEEQPDRIEFQRNLAASLVRAKRMTEAKTAWAQVVAHPDSIDDDRVQLADALIRAGDWEQAEKVLNAVPPTVETFKRYRLEAMIADSKKEWKKADSFYETAVGLTTTPASTLNNWGFSKLTRGEHAEAERLFTDALRHDPKLFTAKNNLVMARGAQGNYTLPVMSMTQSERAELLHSMALTAIKRGDVEIGKGLLRDALETHPQHFEAAARALSALDSSASGLN; this is encoded by the coding sequence ATGCGCCATCCCATCGTTGTGACCCTTTGCGTGGCGGGTTTCGCCGCGTTGTCGGCCTGTGAAAAGGGCATCGACACAGCCGAGATGGACCGCAAGTTCCAGGGCGTGAACGTCATCGACGGCACCGACCTGAACGATGTCATGCTGACCGTCGGCGACCCGAACGAATCCGTGGCCTATTTCAAGCGCGCCAGCGAAGAACAGCCCGACCGGATCGAGTTCCAGCGCAACCTCGCCGCCTCGCTGGTGCGCGCCAAGCGCATGACAGAGGCCAAGACCGCATGGGCGCAGGTCGTGGCGCATCCCGACAGCATCGACGACGACCGCGTGCAACTGGCCGATGCGCTGATCCGCGCGGGCGACTGGGAACAGGCCGAAAAGGTCCTGAACGCCGTGCCGCCCACCGTCGAGACCTTCAAGCGCTACCGGCTCGAGGCGATGATCGCCGACAGCAAGAAAGAATGGAAGAAGGCCGACAGTTTCTACGAGACTGCCGTGGGCCTGACCACGACCCCGGCCTCGACGCTGAACAACTGGGGTTTCTCGAAACTGACGCGCGGCGAACACGCCGAGGCCGAAAGGCTGTTCACCGACGCGCTGCGCCACGATCCCAAGCTGTTCACCGCCAAGAACAACCTCGTGATGGCCCGGGGTGCGCAGGGCAATTACACCCTGCCGGTCATGTCGATGACCCAGTCGGAACGGGCGGAACTGCTGCACTCCATGGCACTGACCGCGATCAAACGTGGCGATGTCGAGATCGGCAAGGGCCTTCTGCGCGATGCGCTGGAAACCCATCCGCAACATTTCGAGGCCGCCGCCCGCGCGCTCTCGGCGCTCGACAGCAGCGCCAGCGGCCTGAACTGA
- a CDS encoding CpaF family protein: MFSRYKKPSVQSEAPQPAAPAKAPEAVATAAPRPVVKRREQSTRVAAQAGAVDKEKKRKERIGEIKLELHRALLDNLNLAALDHATEHELREEIGEIALEALQDKGIVLNREERRAMMNDLYDEVKGLGPLEALLKDDTVSDILVNGPHQIFIERNGKLSLSDITFKDEKHLMRIIDKIVSAVGRRVDESNPYVDARLTDGSRFNAMVPPIAIDGSLVSIRKFKKDKLGIDDLVKFGAFTEEMAIYLQAAVATRLNIIVSGGTGSGKTTTLNALSSFIDDSERILTIEDTAELQLQQTHVGRMESRPPNVEGKGAVTPRDCLKNALRMRPDRIIVGETRGEEVIDMLQAMNTGHDGSMTTIHANSARDGVARLENMIAMAGIDMPLKAMRSQISSAVNLIVQASRLQDGSRRMTSITEITGMEGDVISMQELFRFQRVGLTPDNKIIGHFTATGVRSAYSERFRMWGYDIPASIYEPFRPE, translated from the coding sequence ATGTTCTCGCGCTACAAGAAACCTTCCGTCCAGTCCGAAGCCCCGCAACCGGCCGCCCCGGCCAAGGCGCCGGAGGCTGTGGCCACGGCCGCGCCCAGACCCGTCGTCAAGCGCCGCGAGCAGTCCACACGCGTCGCGGCGCAGGCCGGAGCGGTCGACAAGGAAAAGAAGCGCAAGGAACGCATCGGCGAGATCAAGCTGGAACTGCACCGCGCGCTTCTGGACAACCTCAACCTTGCCGCGCTGGATCATGCGACGGAACACGAGCTGCGCGAAGAGATCGGCGAGATCGCGCTGGAGGCTCTGCAGGACAAGGGCATCGTGCTGAACCGCGAAGAGCGGCGCGCGATGATGAACGACCTCTACGACGAGGTGAAGGGCCTTGGCCCGCTGGAGGCGCTGCTGAAGGACGACACGGTTTCGGATATCCTCGTCAACGGCCCGCACCAGATCTTCATCGAACGCAACGGCAAGCTCTCGCTTTCGGACATCACGTTCAAGGACGAGAAGCACCTGATGCGGATCATCGACAAGATCGTCTCGGCCGTGGGCCGTCGCGTCGATGAATCGAACCCCTATGTGGACGCCCGCCTGACCGATGGCTCGCGTTTCAACGCCATGGTGCCGCCGATCGCCATCGACGGCAGCCTTGTGTCCATTCGTAAATTCAAGAAGGACAAGCTGGGCATCGACGACCTGGTGAAATTCGGCGCCTTCACCGAGGAAATGGCGATCTACCTGCAGGCCGCCGTGGCCACGCGCCTGAACATCATCGTCTCGGGCGGTACGGGTTCGGGCAAGACCACCACGCTGAACGCGCTGTCCAGCTTCATCGACGACAGCGAACGCATCCTGACCATCGAGGATACGGCGGAACTTCAGCTTCAGCAGACCCACGTGGGCCGGATGGAATCGCGACCTCCGAACGTCGAGGGCAAGGGCGCTGTCACGCCGCGCGATTGCCTGAAAAACGCCCTGCGGATGCGCCCAGACCGGATCATCGTCGGCGAAACCCGGGGCGAGGAGGTCATCGACATGTTGCAGGCCATGAACACCGGCCACGACGGATCGATGACCACGATCCACGCCAACAGCGCCCGCGACGGCGTGGCGCGTCTGGAAAACATGATCGCCATGGCCGGCATCGACATGCCACTGAAGGCCATGCGCAGCCAGATCTCCTCGGCTGTGAACCTCATCGTGCAGGCCAGCCGCCTTCAGGACGGCTCTCGCCGGATGACCTCGATCACAGAGATCACCGGCATGGAGGGCGACGTCATCTCGATGCAGGAGCTGTTCCGCTTCCAGCGCGTCGGCCTGACCCCGGACAACAAGATCATCGGCCACTTCACGGCCACCGGCGTGCGCTCGGCCTATTCCGAACGCTTCCGGATGTGGGGGTATGACATCCCTGCCTCCATCTACGAACCATTCCGCCCGGAGTAA
- a CDS encoding prepilin peptidase, protein MLIPASAAAWFLPFTLPICLYICYTDMKGMRIPNHAVLALFAVYAMVGLIALPLDIYLWGYLHLVVVLIAGIALNAGGALGAGDAKFAAAAAPLIHLGDLRFLMILFAANLLAAFFAHRLAKHTPLRRLAPHWKSWDTGSKFPMGMALGGTLALYLALGVWYGQTPPQ, encoded by the coding sequence GTGCTGATCCCCGCCAGCGCGGCGGCGTGGTTCCTGCCCTTCACCCTGCCGATCTGCCTCTATATCTGCTACACCGACATGAAGGGGATGCGCATCCCCAACCATGCGGTGCTGGCCCTCTTCGCGGTTTACGCGATGGTTGGCCTGATCGCCCTGCCGCTCGATATCTATCTCTGGGGCTACCTGCACCTCGTGGTGGTTCTGATCGCGGGCATCGCTCTGAACGCCGGAGGCGCGCTCGGTGCCGGAGACGCCAAGTTCGCCGCCGCCGCCGCGCCGCTGATCCACCTCGGCGACCTGCGCTTCCTGATGATCCTCTTCGCGGCCAACCTGCTGGCGGCCTTCTTCGCCCACCGCCTCGCCAAACACACGCCGCTCCGCCGCCTCGCCCCGCACTGGAAAAGCTGGGATACCGGCTCCAAGTTCCCCATGGGCATGGCACTCGGCGGCACGCTGGCGCTCTACCTCGCGCTCGGCGTCTGGTACGGCCAGACACCGCCGCAGTAA
- a CDS encoding AAA family ATPase codes for MTSLTDTEAEAPPIVACTISRDVQNFDLLIEDMEALLGEAWGDLGFEEAAAFFHQPEAASLEFIAMAIDAIDEPDLPMLSSIIASARDAGIKVVLIAEDVTPASLHQLLRKGADEFVPYPLPEGELGAAVERLRAPDPAPVAITPEPAAPAPTGVKLKGGGDGVLIAVQGLAGGVGATTLAVNLAYELATSGGKDKQPRVCLIDLGLQFGSVSTYLDLPRRENVYELLSDIDAMDGDSFGQALSSYEGKLQVLTSPADILPLDIIGPAEVHKILDVARDHFDYIVIDMPGTVVQWTETVLTEAQIYLAMVELNMRSAQNTLRLKKALKSEDLPFEKIRFVLNRAPKFTDLQAKSRVKRMADSLDIALDVQLPDGGRVVAQACDHGLPLATHAVKNPLRKEIVKLADQLIAIGVDDAEAA; via the coding sequence ATGACGAGCTTGACAGATACAGAGGCAGAAGCCCCCCCCATCGTGGCCTGCACGATCAGCCGGGATGTGCAGAACTTCGACCTGTTGATCGAGGACATGGAGGCCCTGCTGGGCGAAGCATGGGGGGATCTGGGGTTCGAGGAGGCCGCGGCCTTCTTTCACCAGCCCGAAGCGGCCTCGCTGGAATTCATCGCCATGGCTATCGACGCCATCGACGAACCCGACCTGCCGATGCTGTCCAGCATCATCGCCAGCGCGCGGGATGCCGGCATCAAGGTCGTGCTGATCGCCGAGGACGTGACCCCGGCCTCGCTGCACCAGCTTCTGCGCAAGGGCGCCGACGAATTCGTGCCCTACCCCCTGCCCGAGGGCGAACTGGGCGCGGCGGTCGAACGGCTGCGCGCACCGGACCCTGCCCCTGTCGCGATCACGCCAGAGCCTGCGGCCCCCGCCCCCACCGGCGTCAAGCTGAAGGGCGGCGGCGACGGCGTTCTGATCGCGGTTCAGGGCCTTGCCGGCGGTGTCGGTGCCACCACGCTTGCGGTCAACCTCGCCTATGAACTGGCCACGTCCGGCGGCAAGGACAAGCAGCCGCGGGTCTGCCTGATCGACTTAGGGCTGCAGTTCGGTTCGGTCTCGACCTACCTCGACCTGCCCCGGCGCGAGAACGTCTACGAACTGCTCTCGGATATCGACGCGATGGACGGCGACAGCTTTGGCCAGGCACTGTCCAGCTACGAGGGCAAGTTGCAGGTGCTGACCTCTCCGGCGGATATCCTCCCGCTGGACATCATCGGCCCTGCCGAGGTGCACAAGATCCTCGACGTCGCGCGCGATCACTTCGACTACATCGTCATCGACATGCCGGGGACCGTCGTCCAGTGGACGGAAACGGTGCTGACCGAGGCGCAGATCTACCTGGCCATGGTCGAGCTGAACATGCGCTCCGCCCAGAACACGCTGCGGCTGAAGAAGGCGCTGAAGTCCGAGGACCTGCCCTTCGAAAAGATCCGTTTCGTGCTGAACCGGGCGCCGAAGTTCACCGACCTTCAGGCGAAAAGCCGCGTCAAACGCATGGCCGATAGCCTGGATATCGCGCTGGACGTGCAATTGCCCGACGGCGGGCGGGTGGTGGCACAGGCCTGCGACCACGGGCTTCCGCTGGCCACCCATGCCGTCAAGAACCCACTCCGCAAGGAAATCGTGAAACTGGCCGACCAACTCATCGCCATCGGTGTCGACGACGCCGAGGCCGCCTGA